A region from the Leguminivora glycinivorella isolate SPB_JAAS2020 chromosome 3, LegGlyc_1.1, whole genome shotgun sequence genome encodes:
- the LOC125224844 gene encoding immunoglobulin A1 protease autotransporter-like isoform X1: MKIQLVYLTLWSLSQAAYISRMTVNRMRVPSAFRPGVTLHRPWTHPRIVQAASHRTPYVIYRNPPHRPISRRYAMKHYGPNPNANRNVFINTGPWKTTARLPTITSATPEYEFVKAASAPTALRVNGAIHTIPAPNLSLSEKPIVVIDATEHGVKVTTESSKPTYEVTEKYIEPSIHVAKIESPIGFSKATSLTAPEIQTLVRNGAALQLTSEYGLPAIAMPQHQAQIVPQQFTIQQGFSAMPTHHDLVQSGAEGIIIPPNALYQPDPGYLQKLQNQLLQRYPAVEFIPYAADIPTEAQIQSQASQIQPQVILLQNEVTKQAPAPFAAREQQNDRNVVQRETQEKTVVTLVPQKLIITTQNVTEKPAETTTPYQTTPTPQNITVQVVTESQPSSTVKYIVESTTEEHKTTTPLYYAQVGQSVGSAIASGFFSAINDVRAAAALAQVSETPQESTSIEAENATTSTSTTSTSTTTTSTTMNPEFQPYFVHKKENQKNETSGELISVLGIPFAKPEPVKPNPKPDETVKVAYTLYRAEDKDQKVAKDGSVYAGQIVEASISEDQDFNKEKNSILSRRAPVRLIAVPAENPSTTTTSTTTLVPQKITVVKAKIPPKSKLTFDDKTGEPVLRIYASYVDTPQQKEVVVSKLANMKQKEVARKTDSVDSWKAATIKSVDKTQGPNMNQVTQFGLKLRSRSDDYIPLFDDYED, from the exons ATCCAACTAGTCTACCTCACGCTATGGTCGCTATCGCAGGCCGCATACATCAGCCGCATGACGGTCAATCGCATGAGGGTGCCCTCGGCCTTCCGCCCCGGAGTCACACTTCACCGGCCCTGGACACATCCGCGGATAGTCCAGGCAGCTTCGCATAGGACGCCTTATGTCATATACAGGAATCCACCACACAG GCCAATTTCCCGCAGATACGCCATGAAGCACTACGGGCCCAACCCCAACGCGAACCGAAACGTGTTCATCAACACCGGACCCTGGAAGACCACAGCTAGGCTACCGACCATCACCAGCGCCACTCCGGAGTATGAGTTCGTGAAGGCTGCGTCTGCGCCAACGGCGTTGAGAGTTAACG GTGCCATCCACACGATCCCAGCGCCCAACCTGAGTCTCTCGGAGAAGCCAATCGTGGTCATCGACGCCACGGAGCACGGAGTCAAAGTGACTACAGAATCT TCAAAACCAACATACGAAGTTACAGAGAAATACATTGAACCGTCAATTCACGTCGCTAAGATCGAATCGCCTATAGGATTTTCGAAAGCCACG TCCTTAACCGCCCCCGAAATTCAAACCCTGGTCCGAAACGGTGCCGCCTTGCAACTGACATCGGAATATGGACTACCGGCGATCGCTATGCCCCAGCATCAGGCTCAAATCGTGCCACAACAGTTCACAATACAACAG GGTTTCAGTGCCATGCCAACCCACCACGACCTTGTCCAGTCCGGCGCTGAAGGCATCATAATTCCACCGAACGCACTGTATCAACCTGACCCTGGATACctgcaaaaactacagaaccaaCTGTTGCAGAGGTACCCCGCTGTCGAATTCATACCGTACGCTGCTGACATCCCAACTGAAGCCCAGATCCAAAGTCAAGCGTCACAAATACAACCACAAGTTATTCTGCTCCAAAACGAAGTTACCAAGCAGGCGCCAGCACCATTCGCCGCAAGAGAACAGCAAAATGATAGGAACGTCGTACAGAGGGAAACTCAAGAAAAAACTGTAGTAACATTGGTCCCCCAAAAACTTATTATCACTACTCAAAACGTCACTGAGAAACCAGCAGAAACCACGACCCCATACCAAACTACACCAACGCCACAAAATATAACAGTTCAAGTGGTCACCGAATCCCAACCTTCATCAACAGTTAAATACATAGTAGAAAGTACTACTGAAGAACATAAGACGACAACTCCACTGTACTACGCTCAAGTTGGTCAAAGCGTTGGTAGCGCGATAGCAAGTGGGTTTTTCTCAGCAATCAATGACGTTAGAGCGGCAGCTGCATTAGCTCAAGTAAGCGAAACACCGCAAGAATCAACCAGCATTGAAGCAGAAAATGCAACCACGAGCACATCTACTACATCGACCTCGACAACTACAACAAGCACCACAATGAACCCAGAATTTCAACCATACTTTGTACATAAGAAAGAAAATCAGAAGAACGAAACTAGCGGAGAATTGATATCTGTATTGGGGATTCCTTTTGCAAAACCAGAACCAGTGAAACCAAATCCTAAACCTGATGAAACAGTTAAAGTAGCTTACACTCTTTACAGAGCTGAAGATAAAGATCAGAAGGTAGCCAAAGACGGAAGTGTATATGCTGGACAGATAGTAGAAGCAAGTATAAGTGAGGACCAAGACTTCAACAAGGAGAAGAATAGCATTCTGTCTAGAAGGGCTCCTGTAAGACTGATAGCTGTTCCAGCTGAGAATCCGAGCACGACCACAACATCAACGACAACGTTGGTGCCGCAGAAAATAACAGTGGTCAAAGCGAAGATCCCGCCAAAGAGTAAGTTGACGTTTGATGACAAAACTGGTGAGCCAGTCCTGAGAATTTACGCCAGTTATGTGGATACTCCTCAGCAG
- the LOC125224844 gene encoding immunoglobulin A1 protease autotransporter-like isoform X2, with amino-acid sequence MKIQLVYLTLWSLSQAAYISRMTVNRMRVPSAFRPGVTLHRPWTHPRIVQAASHRTPYVIYRNPPHRYAMKHYGPNPNANRNVFINTGPWKTTARLPTITSATPEYEFVKAASAPTALRVNGAIHTIPAPNLSLSEKPIVVIDATEHGVKVTTESSKPTYEVTEKYIEPSIHVAKIESPIGFSKATSLTAPEIQTLVRNGAALQLTSEYGLPAIAMPQHQAQIVPQQFTIQQGFSAMPTHHDLVQSGAEGIIIPPNALYQPDPGYLQKLQNQLLQRYPAVEFIPYAADIPTEAQIQSQASQIQPQVILLQNEVTKQAPAPFAAREQQNDRNVVQRETQEKTVVTLVPQKLIITTQNVTEKPAETTTPYQTTPTPQNITVQVVTESQPSSTVKYIVESTTEEHKTTTPLYYAQVGQSVGSAIASGFFSAINDVRAAAALAQVSETPQESTSIEAENATTSTSTTSTSTTTTSTTMNPEFQPYFVHKKENQKNETSGELISVLGIPFAKPEPVKPNPKPDETVKVAYTLYRAEDKDQKVAKDGSVYAGQIVEASISEDQDFNKEKNSILSRRAPVRLIAVPAENPSTTTTSTTTLVPQKITVVKAKIPPKSKLTFDDKTGEPVLRIYASYVDTPQQKEVVVSKLANMKQKEVARKTDSVDSWKAATIKSVDKTQGPNMNQVTQFGLKLRSRSDDYIPLFDDYED; translated from the exons ATCCAACTAGTCTACCTCACGCTATGGTCGCTATCGCAGGCCGCATACATCAGCCGCATGACGGTCAATCGCATGAGGGTGCCCTCGGCCTTCCGCCCCGGAGTCACACTTCACCGGCCCTGGACACATCCGCGGATAGTCCAGGCAGCTTCGCATAGGACGCCTTATGTCATATACAGGAATCCACCACACAG ATACGCCATGAAGCACTACGGGCCCAACCCCAACGCGAACCGAAACGTGTTCATCAACACCGGACCCTGGAAGACCACAGCTAGGCTACCGACCATCACCAGCGCCACTCCGGAGTATGAGTTCGTGAAGGCTGCGTCTGCGCCAACGGCGTTGAGAGTTAACG GTGCCATCCACACGATCCCAGCGCCCAACCTGAGTCTCTCGGAGAAGCCAATCGTGGTCATCGACGCCACGGAGCACGGAGTCAAAGTGACTACAGAATCT TCAAAACCAACATACGAAGTTACAGAGAAATACATTGAACCGTCAATTCACGTCGCTAAGATCGAATCGCCTATAGGATTTTCGAAAGCCACG TCCTTAACCGCCCCCGAAATTCAAACCCTGGTCCGAAACGGTGCCGCCTTGCAACTGACATCGGAATATGGACTACCGGCGATCGCTATGCCCCAGCATCAGGCTCAAATCGTGCCACAACAGTTCACAATACAACAG GGTTTCAGTGCCATGCCAACCCACCACGACCTTGTCCAGTCCGGCGCTGAAGGCATCATAATTCCACCGAACGCACTGTATCAACCTGACCCTGGATACctgcaaaaactacagaaccaaCTGTTGCAGAGGTACCCCGCTGTCGAATTCATACCGTACGCTGCTGACATCCCAACTGAAGCCCAGATCCAAAGTCAAGCGTCACAAATACAACCACAAGTTATTCTGCTCCAAAACGAAGTTACCAAGCAGGCGCCAGCACCATTCGCCGCAAGAGAACAGCAAAATGATAGGAACGTCGTACAGAGGGAAACTCAAGAAAAAACTGTAGTAACATTGGTCCCCCAAAAACTTATTATCACTACTCAAAACGTCACTGAGAAACCAGCAGAAACCACGACCCCATACCAAACTACACCAACGCCACAAAATATAACAGTTCAAGTGGTCACCGAATCCCAACCTTCATCAACAGTTAAATACATAGTAGAAAGTACTACTGAAGAACATAAGACGACAACTCCACTGTACTACGCTCAAGTTGGTCAAAGCGTTGGTAGCGCGATAGCAAGTGGGTTTTTCTCAGCAATCAATGACGTTAGAGCGGCAGCTGCATTAGCTCAAGTAAGCGAAACACCGCAAGAATCAACCAGCATTGAAGCAGAAAATGCAACCACGAGCACATCTACTACATCGACCTCGACAACTACAACAAGCACCACAATGAACCCAGAATTTCAACCATACTTTGTACATAAGAAAGAAAATCAGAAGAACGAAACTAGCGGAGAATTGATATCTGTATTGGGGATTCCTTTTGCAAAACCAGAACCAGTGAAACCAAATCCTAAACCTGATGAAACAGTTAAAGTAGCTTACACTCTTTACAGAGCTGAAGATAAAGATCAGAAGGTAGCCAAAGACGGAAGTGTATATGCTGGACAGATAGTAGAAGCAAGTATAAGTGAGGACCAAGACTTCAACAAGGAGAAGAATAGCATTCTGTCTAGAAGGGCTCCTGTAAGACTGATAGCTGTTCCAGCTGAGAATCCGAGCACGACCACAACATCAACGACAACGTTGGTGCCGCAGAAAATAACAGTGGTCAAAGCGAAGATCCCGCCAAAGAGTAAGTTGACGTTTGATGACAAAACTGGTGAGCCAGTCCTGAGAATTTACGCCAGTTATGTGGATACTCCTCAGCAG